In Afipia sp. GAS231, a single window of DNA contains:
- a CDS encoding SPFH domain-containing protein, which produces MEILNNLNGFNYVEPGIWLAAAVAFVILLRVSNIFRYIPNNQVGIVEKLWTPKGSVKDGFIALNGEAGYEPEVLRGGLHLFFPFMYRIHKSDLVTVGQGKIAYIFARDGTPLGASQVLGANDTEDKSDFQDARRFLLGGGQKGPQRKVLREGTYAINTTQFAIITDDRVYGHALSPQERNILDNMQLTITDRWGFAPVILAADHDLVGIVTVHDGPSLPPGEIIAPEVGTDLRDDETFHNNFQEPEKFLRGGGYRGRQLQVIVEGTWYINRLFATVEAVAKTVIPVGNVGVVIFYTGPHTEDVSGELYRHGELVANGSRGVWRDPLLPGKYAFNTYAGKIEIIPTVNFILKWMRGEVGAMKLDENLSEISLITKDAFEPTLPLSVVMHIDYKKAPMIIQRFGDVKKLVEQTLDPMVSAFFKNIAQKMTLIELLQNRAAIQEESAAEMKAKFEGYSLDLQEVLIGTPRAAANDHTIENILIQLRSRQIAREQIETYREQEKAAVQERTLNEAKATAAAQSALTQSLIQVKVNENDGAAALARALKDAETRKVTAAAVGEQSRLEGQGEADRVLAVGAANAQATKLSVDAYGGPEFRLAEQNFTKFADALTRINQPLVPQFLMSGTQGQEGGSAGLIPTAMLSSMFGQMMPAALERLKDEAPKAARKTNGA; this is translated from the coding sequence ATGGAAATCCTCAACAATCTTAACGGCTTTAACTATGTCGAGCCGGGCATCTGGTTAGCTGCAGCGGTCGCCTTCGTGATCCTGCTGCGCGTGTCCAATATCTTTCGCTACATCCCCAACAACCAGGTCGGAATCGTCGAGAAACTCTGGACCCCGAAAGGTTCGGTGAAGGACGGTTTCATCGCGTTGAACGGCGAGGCGGGTTACGAGCCCGAAGTGCTGCGCGGCGGCCTGCATCTGTTTTTCCCGTTCATGTACCGGATTCACAAATCGGATCTGGTCACGGTCGGTCAGGGCAAGATCGCCTATATATTTGCGCGCGACGGTACGCCGCTCGGCGCCTCGCAGGTGCTCGGTGCCAACGACACCGAGGACAAATCCGATTTTCAGGACGCGCGGCGATTCCTGCTCGGTGGCGGCCAGAAGGGCCCGCAGCGGAAAGTGCTGCGCGAAGGCACCTATGCGATCAACACGACGCAATTCGCCATCATCACCGATGATCGCGTGTACGGCCATGCCCTCAGCCCACAGGAACGCAACATCCTCGACAACATGCAATTGACGATCACCGATCGCTGGGGCTTTGCGCCGGTCATCCTTGCTGCCGACCATGACCTGGTTGGAATCGTGACCGTGCACGACGGCCCGTCGCTGCCTCCCGGCGAGATCATCGCTCCGGAAGTCGGAACCGATTTGCGCGACGACGAAACCTTTCACAACAATTTTCAGGAACCCGAAAAATTCCTGCGCGGCGGCGGCTATCGCGGACGCCAGCTACAGGTCATCGTCGAAGGTACCTGGTATATCAACCGCCTGTTTGCCACCGTCGAGGCGGTAGCGAAGACGGTGATTCCGGTCGGCAATGTCGGCGTTGTCATCTTCTACACCGGCCCGCACACCGAAGACGTGTCTGGTGAATTGTATCGCCACGGCGAACTGGTGGCGAACGGCAGCCGCGGCGTCTGGAGAGATCCGCTGCTGCCGGGCAAATACGCCTTCAACACCTATGCCGGAAAAATCGAGATCATCCCGACCGTCAACTTCATCCTCAAATGGATGCGCGGCGAAGTCGGCGCCATGAAGCTCGACGAAAACCTTTCGGAGATTTCGCTGATCACCAAGGACGCGTTCGAGCCGACGCTGCCGCTCTCGGTCGTGATGCATATCGACTACAAGAAGGCGCCGATGATCATCCAGCGCTTCGGCGACGTGAAGAAACTCGTCGAGCAGACGCTGGATCCGATGGTCAGCGCCTTCTTCAAGAACATCGCGCAGAAGATGACGCTGATCGAACTGCTGCAGAACCGCGCCGCGATCCAGGAAGAATCCGCGGCCGAGATGAAAGCGAAGTTCGAAGGCTACTCGCTCGATCTTCAGGAGGTGCTGATCGGCACGCCGAGGGCTGCCGCGAACGACCACACGATCGAGAACATCCTGATCCAGCTTCGCTCGCGTCAAATCGCGCGCGAGCAGATCGAGACCTATCGCGAGCAGGAGAAGGCCGCGGTTCAGGAGCGCACGCTCAACGAAGCCAAGGCGACGGCGGCGGCGCAATCGGCGCTGACGCAGTCGCTGATTCAGGTCAAGGTCAACGAGAACGACGGCGCCGCGGCACTCGCCCGTGCCCTGAAGGATGCCGAGACCCGGAAGGTCACGGCGGCCGCAGTGGGCGAGCAGTCGCGGCTTGAGGGCCAGGGCGAGGCGGACCGGGTTCTGGCGGTCGGCGCCGCCAACGCCCAGGCCACAAAATTGTCCGTCGACGCCTATGGCGGCCCGGAATTCCGGTTGGCAGAGCAGAATTTTACCAAGTTCGCTGACGCCCTGACACGGATCAACCAGCCGCTGGTGCCGCAGTTCCTGATGTCAGGTACGCAGGGTCAGGAGGGCGGCAGCGCCGGTCTGATCCCGACCGCGATGCTGAGCTCGATGTTCGGCCAGATGATGCCGGCCGCATTGGAGCGGCTGAAGGATGAAGCGCCGAAGGCTGCGCGCAAGACGAATGGCGCGTGA
- a CDS encoding ABC transporter substrate-binding protein, giving the protein MMRFILTAGLLLGAIVSVGAQNSLRVGDQKGNSQAVMEAAGVLKDVPYKIEWKEFPAAAPLLEALGAGAIDTGLVGDAPFTFAAAANVPVKAIGTVRQTRAGLAIMVPKESKIGSFEDLKGKKIATGRGSIGHQLILAALESKGWSAADVNIVFLAPSDAKVAYTQGSVDAWSTWEPYVSQEEVLFQSRRIITADGITPGIGFQVATPNAIRDKRPELEDFLRRLTAARAWSLTNVGSYAETWGRLMGIPTAVPLNWLSRAKIRIAPIDDSAVADEQQTIDLYFRNGLIKQKLNAADILDRSFSGAIGKGAGL; this is encoded by the coding sequence ATGATGCGCTTCATATTGACGGCAGGCCTCCTGCTGGGTGCGATCGTCTCGGTCGGCGCGCAGAATTCACTTCGCGTCGGCGACCAGAAGGGTAACTCTCAGGCTGTGATGGAGGCGGCCGGCGTGCTCAAGGACGTGCCCTACAAGATCGAGTGGAAGGAATTTCCGGCCGCGGCGCCCTTGTTGGAGGCGCTCGGCGCCGGTGCGATCGACACCGGTCTGGTCGGCGATGCTCCCTTTACCTTCGCGGCGGCGGCCAACGTGCCGGTGAAGGCGATCGGCACGGTCAGGCAGACGCGGGCAGGCCTCGCGATCATGGTGCCGAAAGAATCGAAGATCGGCAGCTTCGAGGATTTGAAGGGAAAGAAGATCGCGACCGGCCGTGGTTCGATCGGGCATCAGCTCATTCTGGCGGCGCTCGAATCGAAGGGCTGGTCGGCGGCAGATGTGAACATCGTGTTCCTCGCGCCTTCGGATGCCAAGGTCGCCTACACGCAGGGCTCGGTCGACGCATGGTCGACATGGGAGCCCTATGTCAGCCAGGAAGAGGTGCTGTTCCAGTCGCGGCGTATCATCACGGCGGACGGGATTACGCCAGGGATCGGCTTTCAGGTCGCGACACCCAATGCGATCCGCGACAAGCGGCCGGAGCTCGAGGATTTCCTGCGCCGACTGACCGCGGCGCGGGCGTGGTCGCTGACCAATGTAGGCAGCTATGCTGAGACCTGGGGCAGGCTGATGGGCATCCCGACCGCGGTGCCGCTCAACTGGTTGAGCCGCGCCAAAATCCGGATCGCACCGATCGATGACAGCGCTGTTGCTGACGAGCAGCAGACCATCGACCTCTATTTCAGGAACGGCCTGATCAAGCAGAAGCTCAATGCCGCCGACATCCTGGATCGCTCGTTTTCCGGCGCGATCGGCAAGGGCGCGGGCCTCTGA
- a CDS encoding LLM class flavin-dependent oxidoreductase, producing MSVEFIGYISNNNSSETIVRSGPVLDRHHVETVAKAHENAGFDRVLLAFHSTTPDGLQVGQHVLGVTDRLNVLIAQRPGFTAPTLLARQLATIDQFSGGRVALHVITGGNATELKQDGNVLDDKDERYARTSEFLDVIRAEWSSDKPFSYRGKYYQVENGFSQLKPYHSAGIPIFVGGGSDAAIEVAGKHADTFALWGESYAQVRDVTSRVRNAAAKLGRPAPRFSLSVRPILADTEEKAWAKAEAILERATALQDKTGYRKPADGHATAGARRLLALADQGTRIDKRLWTEIAKLTGANSNTTALVGTPEQVAEVFGDYYDLGISHFLIRGFDPLIDAIDYGRELIPLTRKLIASRGAARGVAAE from the coding sequence ATGTCAGTGGAATTCATCGGATATATCAGCAACAACAATTCGTCGGAGACCATCGTGCGCTCCGGCCCGGTGCTGGATCGCCACCATGTCGAGACGGTGGCGAAAGCCCATGAGAATGCGGGCTTCGATCGGGTGCTGCTGGCGTTTCATTCCACGACGCCGGATGGGCTGCAGGTCGGACAGCACGTGCTTGGCGTCACCGACCGGCTCAATGTCTTGATCGCGCAACGGCCCGGCTTCACCGCACCGACGCTGCTGGCGCGGCAGCTCGCCACCATCGACCAGTTCTCGGGCGGCCGGGTTGCCTTGCACGTCATCACCGGCGGCAACGCGACCGAGTTGAAACAGGACGGCAATGTCCTCGACGACAAGGACGAGCGCTATGCCCGCACCTCGGAATTCCTCGATGTTATCAGAGCCGAATGGAGCTCAGACAAGCCGTTCAGCTATCGTGGCAAGTATTACCAGGTCGAGAACGGATTCTCGCAACTGAAGCCCTACCACAGCGCTGGCATTCCGATCTTCGTTGGCGGCGGCTCCGATGCCGCGATCGAGGTCGCCGGCAAACATGCCGATACGTTTGCGCTGTGGGGCGAATCCTATGCGCAGGTGCGCGATGTCACCTCACGGGTGCGAAATGCCGCCGCCAAACTCGGAAGGCCGGCACCGCGATTCAGCCTTTCGGTGCGGCCGATCCTCGCCGACACCGAGGAGAAGGCCTGGGCCAAGGCGGAAGCCATTCTCGAGCGCGCCACCGCGTTGCAGGACAAGACCGGCTATCGCAAGCCGGCGGATGGGCATGCGACCGCGGGCGCCCGGCGATTGCTGGCGCTGGCCGATCAGGGCACGCGGATCGACAAGCGGCTGTGGACCGAAATCGCAAAGCTCACCGGCGCCAACAGCAACACCACCGCCTTGGTCGGTACACCCGAGCAGGTCGCCGAGGTGTTCGGCGATTACTACGATCTCGGCATCAGCCATTTCCTGATCCGCGGCTTCGATCCGCTGATCGACGCCATCGACTATGGCCGGGAGCTGATCCCGCTGACGCGCAAACTGATTGCGTCGCGCGGCGCGGCTAGGGGAGTTGCCGCGGAATGA